One genomic window of Monodelphis domestica isolate mMonDom1 chromosome 1, mMonDom1.pri, whole genome shotgun sequence includes the following:
- the CCNG1 gene encoding cyclin-G1 isoform X2 — MIEALVTTEAQKLLHQLNVLLEQESRCQPKVCGLRLIESAHDNGLRMTARLRDFEVKDLLSLTQFFGFDTETFSLAVNLLDRFLSKMKVQPKHLGCVGLSCFYLAVKSTEEERNVPLATDLIRISQYKFTVSDLMRMEKIVLEKVCWKVKATTAFQFLQLYYSLIHENLPFERKNLSFERLEAQLKACHCRIMFSKAKPSVLALSIIALEVQAQKFIELTEGIECLQKHSKINCRDLTFWQELVAKCLTEYSSNKCSKPNVQKLKWIVSGRTARQLKHSYYKITHLPTIPETGS, encoded by the exons ATGATAGAGGCACTGGTAACAACTGAAGCTCAGAAACTGCTGCACCAGCTGAATGTTCTGTTGGAACAGGAGTCCAGATGTCAGCCAAAGGTCTGTGGCTTGAGACTAATTGAATCTGCCCATGATAATGGCCTTCGGATGACTGCAAGACTGAGGGACTTTGAAGTAAAAGACCTTCTTAGCCTAACTCAGTTCTTTGGTTTTGACACGGAGACCTTTTCTCTAGCTGTGAATTTACTGGACAGATTTCTGTCCAAAATGAAG GTACAGCCCAAACATCTTGGATGTGTGGGATTAAGTTGCTTCTATCTGGCTGTGAAGtcgacagaggaagagagaaatgtcCCATTAGCCACTGATCTGATCCGAATAAGCCAATATAAATTCACAGTTTCTGATCTGATGAGAATGGAAAAGATTGTATTGGAGAAGGTGTGTTGGAAAGTCAAAGCTACTACTGCCTTTCAGTTTCTGCAACTCTATTATTCACTCATTCATGAAAACTTACCATTTGAAAG aaagaacCTGAGTTTTGAGAGACTGGAAGCTCAGCTTAAGGCATGCCACTGTAGGATTATGTTTTCTAAAGCAAAG cCTTCTGTATTGGCATTGTCTATAATTGCACTAGAAGTTCAAGCACAGAAGTTTATTGAATTGACGGAAGGAATAGAATGTCTTCAGAAACATTCCAAG ATAAATTGCAGAGATCTGACCTTCTGGCAGGAACTTGTAGCAAAGTGCCTAACTGAATACTCATCAAACAAATGTTCTAAACCAAATGTTCAGAAGTTGAAGTGGATTGTGTCTGGGCGTACTGCACGTCAGTTGAAGCATAGTTATTACAAAATCACTCATCTTCCAACAATCCCTGAAACTGGGTCTTAA
- the CCNG1 gene encoding cyclin-G1 isoform X1 encodes MIEALVTTEAQKLLHQLNVLLEQESRCQPKVCGLRLIESAHDNGLRMTARLRDFEVKDLLSLTQFFGFDTETFSLAVNLLDRFLSKMKVQPKHLGCVGLSCFYLAVKSTEEERNVPLATDLIRISQYKFTVSDLMRMEKIVLEKVCWKVKATTAFQFLQLYYSLIHENLPFERRKNLSFERLEAQLKACHCRIMFSKAKPSVLALSIIALEVQAQKFIELTEGIECLQKHSKINCRDLTFWQELVAKCLTEYSSNKCSKPNVQKLKWIVSGRTARQLKHSYYKITHLPTIPETGS; translated from the exons ATGATAGAGGCACTGGTAACAACTGAAGCTCAGAAACTGCTGCACCAGCTGAATGTTCTGTTGGAACAGGAGTCCAGATGTCAGCCAAAGGTCTGTGGCTTGAGACTAATTGAATCTGCCCATGATAATGGCCTTCGGATGACTGCAAGACTGAGGGACTTTGAAGTAAAAGACCTTCTTAGCCTAACTCAGTTCTTTGGTTTTGACACGGAGACCTTTTCTCTAGCTGTGAATTTACTGGACAGATTTCTGTCCAAAATGAAG GTACAGCCCAAACATCTTGGATGTGTGGGATTAAGTTGCTTCTATCTGGCTGTGAAGtcgacagaggaagagagaaatgtcCCATTAGCCACTGATCTGATCCGAATAAGCCAATATAAATTCACAGTTTCTGATCTGATGAGAATGGAAAAGATTGTATTGGAGAAGGTGTGTTGGAAAGTCAAAGCTACTACTGCCTTTCAGTTTCTGCAACTCTATTATTCACTCATTCATGAAAACTTACCATTTGAAAG gagaaagaacCTGAGTTTTGAGAGACTGGAAGCTCAGCTTAAGGCATGCCACTGTAGGATTATGTTTTCTAAAGCAAAG cCTTCTGTATTGGCATTGTCTATAATTGCACTAGAAGTTCAAGCACAGAAGTTTATTGAATTGACGGAAGGAATAGAATGTCTTCAGAAACATTCCAAG ATAAATTGCAGAGATCTGACCTTCTGGCAGGAACTTGTAGCAAAGTGCCTAACTGAATACTCATCAAACAAATGTTCTAAACCAAATGTTCAGAAGTTGAAGTGGATTGTGTCTGGGCGTACTGCACGTCAGTTGAAGCATAGTTATTACAAAATCACTCATCTTCCAACAATCCCTGAAACTGGGTCTTAA
- the NUDCD2 gene encoding nudC domain-containing protein 2, whose protein sequence is MTYRQGGQRRFRACALRRGTVAGTLRGQLGAEGSMSAPFEERSGVVPCGTPWGQWYQTLEEVFIEVQVPPGTRAQEIQCGLQSRHVELAVRGQEILKGKLFDSTIADEGTWTLEDRKMVRIVLTKTKRDAANCWTSLLETEYAADPWVQDQMQRKLTLERFQKENPGFDFSGAEISGNYSKGGPDFSSLEK, encoded by the exons ATGACCTACCGGCAGGGTGGGCAAAGACGCTTCCGCGCCTGCGCTCTGCGCCGAGGTACCGTGGCTGGTACTCTCCGAGGGCAGCTGGGAGCAGAGGGAAGCATGTCTGCACCGTTTGAGGAGCGAAGCGGGGTAGTGCCTTGCGGGACACCCTGGGGCCAGTGGTACCAGACTCTAGAGGAGGTGTTTATCGAAGTTCAGGTGCCCCCGGGCACTCGCGCGCAGGAGATCCAGTGCGGCCTGCAGAGTCGGCATGTGGAGCTCGCTGTGCGGGGCCAGGAGATCCTCAAG GGCAAACTCTTTGATTCTACAATAGCTGATGAGGGAACGTGGACATTAG agGACAGAAAAATGGTTCGCATAGTTCTTACCAAGACAAAGAGAGATGCTGCAAATTGTTGGACATCTCTCTTAGAAACTGAGTATGCAGCTGATCCATGGGTACAGGACCAAATGCAAAGGAAACTTACCCTGGAGAGATTCCAGAAAGAA AACCCGGGTTTTGACTTCAGTGGAGCAGAAATCTCAGGAAACTACAGTAAAGGTGGACCAGATTTCTCTagtcttgaaaaataa